A window from Populus trichocarpa isolate Nisqually-1 chromosome 3, P.trichocarpa_v4.1, whole genome shotgun sequence encodes these proteins:
- the LOC7465159 gene encoding secretory carrier-associated membrane protein 4 — translation MSRYNSDPNPFDEEEEVNPFSKGAVAPASKARIPPLGHEAMGFGHNDATVDIPLDTMNDSKKKGKDLASWEADLKRREKEIKRREDAVAKTGITPNDKNWPPFFPIIHHDIANEIPIHAQRIQYLAFASWLGIVLCLVFNVIAVTVCWIRGGGVKIFFLAIIYALMGCPLSYVLWYRPLYRAMRTDSALKFSWFFVFYLIHIGFCIFAAIAPPIVFHGKSLTGILPAVDVFSDHVLVGIFYLVGFGLFCLESLLSLWVLQKIYMYFRGNK, via the exons ATGAGCCGATACAACAGCGACCCTAACCCAttcgatgaagaagaagaagtgaatCCCTTCTCG AAGGGCGCGGTTGCTCCGGCATCAAAGGCACGCATTCCTCCTTTGGGACATGAAGCTATGGGATTTGGGCACAATGATGCAACAGTTGACATTCCACTTGATACAATGAAT GATTCAAAGAAAAAGGGGAAAGACCTCGCATCTTGGGAAGCAGATCTTAAAAGGAGGGAAAAG GAAATCAAAAGGAGGGAAGATGCTGTTGCTAAAA CTGGCATTACCCCGAATGATAAAAATTGGCCACCTTTTTTCCCTATCATCCATCATGATATAGCAAATGAAATACCTATCCATGCCCAAAGGATACAGTATTTGGCTTTTGCCAGTTGGTTAG GTATTGTCCTTTGTCTTGTCTTCAATGTAATTGCTGTGACAGTGTGTTGGATTAGAGGCGGAG GTGTCAAAATCTTTTTCCTTGCCATAATCTATGCGCTGATGGGATGTCCACTTTCATATGTCTTATGGTACAGACCTCTCTATCGAGCAATGAG GACGGATAGCGCATTGAAGTTTAGCTGGTTTTTCGTGTTCTACCTG ATTCATATTGGTTTCTGTATATTTGCTGCTATTGCTCCTCCAATTGTCTTCCATGGGAAGTCTTTGAC GGGCATCCTTCCAGcagttgatgtcttctctgaCCATGTGTTGGTTGGG ATTTTCTACTTAGTAGGGTTTGGCCTGTTTTGCTTAGAGTCACTTCTCAGCTTGTGGGTCCTTCAG AAAATCTATATGTACTTCAGGGGGAACAAGTGA
- the LOC7465461 gene encoding phosphoribulokinase, chloroplastic, translating into MAVCTVYTTQSLNSTCSISTPTKTHLGFNQRHVVFYSTNKKTTKRASSAVITCSADTQTVVIGLAADSGCGKSTFMRRLTSVFGGAAEPPRGGNPDSNTLISDTTTVICLDDYHSLDRTGRKEKGVTALDPRANNFDLMYEQVKAIKDGTAVEKPIYNHVTGLLDPPELIKPPKILVIEGLHPMYDQRVRDLLDFSIYLDISNEVKFAWKIQRDMAERGHSLESIKASIEARKPDFDAYIDPQKQYADAVIEVLPTQLIPDDNEGKVLRVKLIMKEGVEFFSPVYLFDEGSSISWIPCGRKLTCSYPGIKFSYGPDAYYGHEVSVLEMDGQFDRLDELIYVESHLSNISTKFYGEVTQQMLKHADFPGSNNGTGLFQTIVGLKIRDLFEQIVASRAKTPVEATKA; encoded by the exons ATGGCAGTTTGCACGGTATACACTACGCAGTCCCTCAATTCAACTTGCTCAATCTCCACCCCAACAAAAACCCACTTGGGGTTTAACCAAAGACATGTGGTGTTCTATAGCACTAACAAGAAAACAACCAAGAGGGCTAGCAGTGCTGTGATAACCTGCTCAGCTGACACACAAACTGTTGTGATTGGCCTAGCAGCAGACTCTGGGTGTGGTAAGAGTACCTTCATGAGGAGGTTAACAAGTGTTTTTGGAGGTGCAGCAGAGCCACCAAGAGGTGGCAATCCTGACTCGAACACACTCATAAGCGACACTACAACTGTAATATGTTTAGACGATTATCACTCACTTGATAGGACTGGAAGGAAAGAGAAGGGTGTCACTGCGCTTGATCCAAGAGCCAACAACTTTGATCTCATGTACGAGCAAGTAAAGGCTATCAAAGATGGGACTGCTGTTGAGAAACCAATTTACAATCATGTTACAGGTCTCTTGGATCCTCCTGAGCTTATTAAGCCTCCTAAGATTCTTGTCATTGAAGGTTTGCATCCAAT GTATGACCAACGTGTGAGGGACCTCTTGGACTTCAGTATCTACTTGGACATTAGCAACGAGGTTAAATTTGCATGGAAAATTCAG AGGGATATGGCTGAGCGAGGACACAGTCTTGAAAGCATTAAAGCTAGTATTGAAGCACGCAAGCCGGATTTTGATGCTTATATTG ATCCACAAAAGCAATATGCTGATGCTGTCATTGAAGTGCTGCCAACCCAACTCATTCCGGACGACAACGAGGGGAAGGTTTTAAGAGTTAAGCTGATCATGAAAGAAGGGGTGGAATTTTTCAGCCCTGTCTACTTGTTTGATGAAGGCTCTTCTATTTCATGGATCCCGTGTGGTAGGAAGCTCACCTGCTCTTACCCTGGCATCAAATTCTCCTATGGGCCCGACGCTTACTACGGCCATGAG GTGTCTGTACTGGAAATGGATGGGCAATTTGACAGATTAGATGAGCTCATCTATGTCGAAAGCCATCTAAGTAACATCTCTACCAAGTTCTATGGAGAAGTCACCCAGCAGATGTTGAAGCATGCTGATTTCCCCGGCAGCAACAACGGAACAGGTCTCTTCCAAACAATCGTCGGATTGAAAATAAGAGACCTCTTCGAGCAAATTGTTGCCAGCAGGGCCAAAACCCCAGTTGAAGCCACAAAAGCCTAA